The Bubalus bubalis isolate 160015118507 breed Murrah chromosome 1, NDDB_SH_1, whole genome shotgun sequence genome includes a region encoding these proteins:
- the HGSNAT gene encoding heparan-alpha-glucosaminide N-acetyltransferase isoform X2 yields the protein MGTSIFLSMTSILQRGCSKFRLLGKIAWRSFLLICIGIFVVNPNYCLGPLSWEKARIPGVLQRLGATYFVVAVLELLFAKPVPETCASERSCFSLLDITASWPQWLFVLILEGVWLALTFFLPVPGCPTGYLGPGGIGDGGRYRNCTGGAAGYVDRLLLGDQHLYQHPSSAVLYHTEVAYDPEGILGTINSIVMAFLGVQAGKILLYYKDQTRGILIRFAAWGCLLGLVSVALTKASENEGFIPVNKNLWSISYVTTLSSLAFLILLALYPVVDVKGLWTGAPFFYPGMNSILVYVGHEVFANYFPFQWKLGDQQSHKEHLVQNMVATALWVLIAFVLYKKKVFWKI from the exons ATGGGGACTTCGATTTTTCTGTCAATGACTTCCATTCTGCAGCGGGGATGTTCAAAATTCAGACTACTGGGGAAGATCGCATGGAGGAGTTTTCTGTTAATCTGTATAGGAATTTTCGTTGTGAATCCCAATTATTGCCTTGGTCCAC TGTCCTGGGAGAAGGCGCGCATCCCCGGCGTGCTCCAGCGCCTGGGGGCCACCTACTTCGTGGTCGCCGTGTTGGAGCTGCTCTTTGCCAAGCCCGTGCCCGAGACCTGCGCCTCG GAGAGAAGCTGCTTTTCTCTGCTGGACATCACGGCCAGTTGGCCCCAGTGGCTCTTCGTGCTGATACTGGAAGGCGTCTGGCTGGCCTTGACCTTCTTCTTACCGGTTCCCGGGTGCCCCAC CGGTTACCTGGGGCCCGGCGGCATCGGAGACGGGGGCAGGTACCGGAACTGCACGGGCGGCGCCGCGGGCTATGTGGACCGCCTGCTCCTGGGCGACCAGCATCTCTACCAGCACCCTTCCTCTGCT GTGCTTTATCACACCGAGGTGGCCTATGACCCCGAGGGCATCCTGGGGACCATCAACTCTATCGTGATGGCGTTTTTGGGAGTTCAG gcAGGGAAGATACTCTTGTATTACAAGGACCAGACCAGAGGCATCCTGATCAGATTTGCTGCCTGGGGTTGTCTTCTT gGGCTTGTTTCTGTGGCTCTGACGAAAGCATCTGAAAATGAAGGCTTTATTCCAGTAAACAAAAACCTCTG GTCCATCTCCTACGTCACCACGCTGAGCTCCTTGGCCTTCCTCATCCTGCTGGCCCTCTACCCCGTGGTGGATGTCAAGGGGCTGTGGACAGGAGCCCCGTTCTTCTACCCGG GGATGAACTCGATCCTGGTGTACGTGGGCCATGAGGTCTTCGCCAACTACTTCCCCTTCCAGTGGAAGCTGGGGGACCAGCAGTCACACAAGGAGCACCTCGTGCAGAACATGGTCGCCACCGCCCTGTGGGTGCTCATCGCCTTCGTCCTCTATAAGAAGAAGGTGTTCTGGAAAATCTGA